A genomic region of Danio aesculapii chromosome 21, fDanAes4.1, whole genome shotgun sequence contains the following coding sequences:
- the si:ch211-241b2.4 gene encoding C2H2-type zinc finger protein yields MSDLDSCGKYKEEQQDLLTIIEVQDTPHHFITGDASSQTHLRDDFPCTHCGKSFSCTSNLNRHKKTHTGERPFICVQCGKSFARRENFYRHNQSHIGEKSFACIQCGKSFVFVDALKKHMRCHSGERPYECEQCGKTFTLLSSLKRHMIIHTDLKPYACSQCERSFSRLDCLKNHQKTHTDARPHLCLQCGSAFSSADILKRHCRIHTGEKPYSCTECGKSFTQSGHLIQHERVHTGRKPYICSICGQSFSTARKLPAHIKKHLTMTTDAFGNLM; encoded by the exons ATGAGTGATCTTGATTCATGCGGAAAGTATAAAGAGGAGCAACAAG ATCTGCTGACAATCATTGAAGTGCAGGACACACCTCACCATTTCATAACCGGAGACGCAAGTTCACAGACACACCTCAGGGATGATTTCCCCTGCACTcactgtgggaagagtttcagctgtaCATCAAACCTCAACAGACACAAGAAAACCCACACCGGAGAAAGACCCTTCATATGCGTTCAGTGCGGAAAGAGCTTCGCCCGTCGAGAGAACTTCTATAGACACAATCAAAGCCACATCGGAGAGAAATCCTTCGCATGCATTCAATGTGGTAAAAGCTTCGTGTTTGTGGACGCGCTCAAAAAACACATGCGCTGTCACTCTGGCGAACGACCGTATGAGtgcgaacagtgtggaaaaaCATTTACTTTGCTGTCCAGCCTGAAGAGACACATGATCATCCATACTGATTTAAAGCCGTACGCGTGTTCTCAATGTGAAAGGAGTTTTTCCCGGCTGGACTGCTTGAAGAATCATCAGAAAACACACACCGATGCCAGACCTCACTTGTGTTTGCAGTGCGGCAGTGCGTTTAGTTCAGCCGACATTTTAAAACGGCACTGTaggattcacaccggagaaaAGCCCTACTCCTGCACCGAATGCGGGAAGAGTTTCACTCAATCGGGACACTTAATACAGCATGAAAGAGTGCATACTGGACGAAAACCGTATATCTGCTCCATTTGTGGACAGAGTTTTAGCACTGCAAGGAAACTGCCGGCTCACATTAAGAAACACCTTACAATGACAACTGATGCGTTCGGAAATCTGATGTAA